In Sporosarcina sp. PTS2304, a genomic segment contains:
- a CDS encoding DUF3237 domain-containing protein — protein sequence MAYFDAPKLSFLFDLELVVEKAHLPGTTPIGTRRIIRVEGGHFGGGEVIGNVVPGGDDWITVREDGTIIQDVRILLKTDDEELIMMSYRGIRTGEKDVLARLDRGEDVNVEEYYFRTNPVFETASEKYDWMNKRIFISTGQRLPTGVKYSVYQVD from the coding sequence ATGGCGTATTTTGATGCACCAAAACTTAGTTTTTTATTTGATTTGGAATTAGTAGTAGAGAAAGCTCATTTGCCGGGAACGACTCCGATCGGCACTAGACGCATTATCCGTGTAGAAGGTGGGCACTTTGGTGGTGGGGAAGTAATAGGCAACGTGGTTCCAGGCGGTGACGATTGGATAACGGTTCGAGAAGACGGAACGATTATACAAGATGTACGTATTCTGCTGAAAACGGACGATGAAGAATTAATTATGATGTCTTATCGAGGAATTCGCACCGGAGAAAAAGATGTGCTCGCTCGTCTGGATCGCGGAGAAGATGTAAATGTAGAAGAGTATTATTTCCGGACGAACCCGGTGTTTGAAACGGCATCTGAAAAATATGATTGGATGAATAAACGAATTTTCATCTCTACAGGCCAGCGATTGCCTACCGGTGTAAAGTACTCTGTCTATCAAGTGGATTAA
- a CDS encoding muconate/chloromuconate family cycloisomerase, which translates to MKTMIKNIHSIIVDVPIKRPHQFSTEIVSTKSFVVIQIELENGLIGIGEGTTPGIWWNGESVETMQLVIDQYLKPLLIGQDPRNIEQLLQLFDRHVRSNPFAKATVEMALFDVVGKIYNAPVHQLLGGLFQSSIDVKWALATGDADGDIAEGKELVSSNTYKDFKIKAGKFQPADDAKRAIKIAEGLRGISTIGIDPNGSWDTVTAVRWMDRLHDAGVDFLEQPLAPLDYRGAAKLVSMQKVPVMADESVATIQDAQRLVEEKAADIFSLKIHKSGGMRNTLKIAAIAEAAGIECFGGTSLESSIGSAASIHAFGTIRNLAYGCETFGPPWLADDLVKNPLEFKEGKVLIPTGAGLGVELDEKKIEKYKRKKEEVTNGVF; encoded by the coding sequence ATGAAAACAATGATTAAAAATATTCATTCCATAATTGTAGATGTTCCTATTAAAAGACCTCACCAATTTTCTACGGAAATTGTTTCAACTAAAAGTTTTGTAGTAATCCAAATAGAATTAGAAAATGGATTGATTGGTATTGGAGAAGGGACGACACCTGGAATCTGGTGGAACGGCGAAAGTGTAGAAACAATGCAACTCGTCATCGATCAGTATTTAAAGCCTTTGCTCATTGGTCAGGATCCTAGAAATATTGAACAATTGCTACAGCTGTTTGATCGTCATGTACGTTCGAATCCTTTTGCGAAGGCAACCGTTGAAATGGCGCTTTTCGATGTCGTTGGAAAAATATACAACGCACCTGTCCATCAATTGCTAGGAGGATTATTCCAAAGTTCGATCGATGTGAAATGGGCGCTAGCGACTGGAGATGCTGATGGAGATATTGCAGAAGGAAAAGAACTTGTTAGCAGTAACACATATAAAGACTTCAAAATAAAAGCAGGGAAGTTCCAACCGGCAGATGATGCAAAGCGGGCGATCAAGATTGCGGAAGGATTGCGTGGAATTTCAACGATTGGTATTGATCCGAATGGGTCATGGGATACAGTAACGGCTGTACGTTGGATGGATCGCTTGCATGACGCCGGAGTAGATTTCCTAGAGCAGCCTCTAGCGCCGCTTGATTACAGAGGAGCAGCTAAACTTGTAAGTATGCAAAAGGTTCCAGTCATGGCAGATGAAAGCGTGGCAACGATCCAAGACGCGCAAAGACTGGTAGAGGAAAAAGCGGCAGACATTTTCTCGCTTAAAATTCACAAGTCTGGCGGCATGCGAAATACATTGAAAATAGCTGCCATTGCAGAGGCAGCAGGAATTGAATGCTTCGGAGGGACTTCGTTAGAAAGTTCAATTGGGTCAGCTGCTAGCATCCATGCATTCGGAACAATCCGCAACTTGGCGTACGGTTGTGAAACATTCGGACCTCCATGGCTTGCGGATGATTTAGTGAAAAATCCGTTGGAATTCAAAGAAGGAAAAGTACTCATTCCAACAGGTGCCGGCTTAGGCGTGGAATTGGATGAAAAGAAAATCGAAAAATACAAGAGAAAGAAGGAGGAAGTCACAAATGGCGTATTTTGA
- a CDS encoding IclR family transcriptional regulator C-terminal domain-containing protein — protein MKDSNNSIKDADFMQSLERGLLVIQAFSHEHPSLTVSEAAKITSLSRPAVRRILLTLESLGYVQSIDGHYSLTSRILSLGYAYMSSKNIWSIVHPHMRELVEQTGESTSISVLDGTEIVYVARIPTKRIMMISLDVGSRLPAYATSMGQVLLAHLPPAELDNYLAHTTITPLTNRTIESQSQLRERLSQIKIDGWAFVEQQLEEGLSSLAAPIRNHEGKVIAAINISSNADRINKEVVENHFLPKLLETAEKISIDISKSHRVERL, from the coding sequence ATGAAAGATTCAAATAATTCCATTAAAGATGCAGATTTCATGCAATCTTTAGAGCGAGGTTTACTAGTAATTCAAGCATTTTCACACGAACATCCATCGCTTACAGTAAGCGAGGCTGCTAAAATCACTTCTTTAAGCAGACCCGCCGTTCGTAGAATATTACTAACCTTAGAAAGTTTAGGCTATGTACAATCTATCGATGGACATTACTCATTAACCTCGCGCATATTGTCTTTAGGCTATGCTTATATGTCTTCAAAAAACATCTGGTCTATCGTCCATCCGCATATGAGGGAGCTCGTCGAACAAACAGGAGAATCTACTTCCATCTCAGTTTTAGACGGAACAGAAATCGTTTATGTCGCTAGAATTCCTACTAAGAGAATTATGATGATTTCATTGGATGTGGGCTCCCGATTACCTGCATACGCAACTTCTATGGGGCAAGTATTACTCGCTCACTTGCCTCCAGCTGAACTAGACAATTATCTGGCCCATACCACTATCACACCTCTTACAAATAGAACAATTGAAAGTCAATCACAGTTACGCGAAAGGCTTTCCCAAATTAAGATTGATGGCTGGGCATTTGTCGAACAACAGCTCGAAGAAGGATTAAGTTCCTTAGCAGCTCCCATTCGAAATCACGAAGGGAAAGTCATAGCGGCTATTAATATTTCTTCAAACGCAGATCGTATTAATAAGGAAGTAGTTGAAAATCATTTCCTTCCAAAGTTATTAGAGACTGCTGAAAAAATCAGTATCGATATTTCTAAATCACATCGAGTGGAGAGATTATAA
- a CDS encoding helix-turn-helix domain-containing protein encodes MVKYNEEFKVRIVLEYLKGELGYSKLAKKYGVKSHQQIINWVLAYQKYGVEGLTRKNINEIYSVQFKLDVLNFRKRTGASLTETALHFGLTNPPMISSWNKKFLEGGAEALDQPKGRPAMSDKAKNVKRSTQPAPQDTLTREQKLERENELLRLEVAYLKKLKAFQMDPDGYLEKHKQRYHSNSKKNFD; translated from the coding sequence ATGGTGAAATATAATGAAGAATTTAAGGTGCGGATTGTTCTAGAGTACCTAAAGGGAGAACTTGGTTACAGTAAATTAGCGAAAAAGTATGGTGTGAAGTCACATCAACAAATTATAAATTGGGTCCTGGCGTATCAAAAGTACGGTGTAGAAGGGTTAACTAGAAAAAATATCAATGAAATTTATTCTGTTCAATTCAAGCTGGATGTACTAAACTTTAGGAAACGGACAGGCGCTTCGCTGACAGAAACGGCACTTCATTTCGGCCTAACGAATCCACCGATGATTTCTTCATGGAACAAGAAGTTCCTTGAAGGCGGTGCGGAAGCCCTGGATCAACCGAAAGGACGGCCAGCTATGTCAGATAAAGCGAAGAACGTTAAACGAAGCACACAGCCTGCCCCACAGGATACACTAACACGTGAACAGAAATTAGAACGAGAGAATGAACTCCTACGATTGGAAGTAGCGTATTTAAAAAAGTTAAAAGCTTTTCAGATGGATCCGGATGGCTATCTAGAAAAGCACAAACAGCGCTATCATTCGAACTCAAAGAAGAATTTCGATTAA
- a CDS encoding IS3 family transposase, whose protein sequence is MGSSVFKKVKSFSDGSGWLSRKAQTALSFELKEEFRLKDVLQIVGIPESSYHYHVKRLNQGNPLQELEEMIQSIFEANDGNYGYRRIRLELKNKGILVNHKKVQRIMRKLGLKCDKFIRKSRRYSSYKGTIGTVAKNRINRRFDTPIPYQKLTTDITEFKCSDGRKLYLSPMMDMYNGEILSHGISMHPTLDFVMKPLEDALQIVKDARFRTTIHSDQGWHYQHAQWSDALKEHGVFQSMSRKGNCLDNSPMENFFGLLKQEMYYGEKLRTYEELKRDIETYIQYYNNKRIKQKLAGMSPVQYRLHTSQLAA, encoded by the coding sequence ATTGGAAGTAGCGTATTTAAAAAAGTTAAAAGCTTTTCAGATGGATCCGGATGGCTATCTAGAAAAGCACAAACAGCGCTATCATTCGAACTCAAAGAAGAATTTCGATTAAAAGATGTCCTTCAAATTGTAGGCATTCCCGAGTCATCGTATCATTATCATGTGAAACGATTGAACCAAGGTAATCCGCTTCAAGAGCTGGAAGAAATGATTCAATCCATTTTTGAGGCGAACGATGGAAACTATGGCTACCGTAGAATCCGATTGGAGTTGAAAAACAAAGGAATCCTTGTGAATCATAAAAAGGTGCAGCGGATCATGAGGAAGCTCGGTTTGAAGTGCGATAAGTTCATTCGGAAATCACGGCGCTATAGTTCGTACAAAGGGACAATCGGCACCGTGGCGAAGAATCGTATCAACCGTCGCTTCGATACACCGATCCCTTATCAAAAATTGACGACTGACATTACAGAATTTAAGTGTTCTGATGGTCGGAAACTTTATCTTAGCCCGATGATGGACATGTACAACGGAGAAATTCTATCCCACGGAATCAGTATGCATCCAACGCTCGACTTTGTGATGAAACCTTTAGAAGACGCGCTTCAAATCGTGAAAGATGCACGATTCCGAACGACCATTCATTCAGATCAAGGCTGGCACTATCAACACGCACAGTGGAGCGATGCGCTAAAAGAACATGGCGTGTTCCAAAGCATGTCACGCAAAGGAAACTGCCTGGACAATTCGCCTATGGAAAATTTCTTTGGGTTATTAAAACAAGAAATGTATTATGGAGAAAAACTTCGCACGTACGAGGAATTAAAACGGGATATCGAGACTTATATTCAGTATTACAATAATAAACGGATCAAACAGAAATTGGCTGGCATGAGTCCGGTACAATACCGACTTCACACCAGCCAACTAGCAGCTTAA
- a CDS encoding DMT family transporter → MSTHQPKAYLLTISGAICWGLIGLFIAPLYVRGFTAWDVVAIRGIFSFTFLLLFMLLFYRKQLRTQVKDHVLFASAGILSLAFFNYFYFEVFSRSNLSLAVTLLYTGPLFVTILSRVFFKEPLTTRKILALVFAIIGCAFVVGLLPFGSQSIPIETLVMGILSGFCYALYSIFTKPVTKRYSPLTITTYTFFYMALFMALTSNVWSKVDAFVHIDVWISALLLALVSTVAAYVLYTYGLKYLEAGKASILATIEPIVAVLVGVLFLSDLLRFWQVLGIILVLYAAVLVVGGRVRIE, encoded by the coding sequence ATGTCAACACATCAACCAAAGGCCTATTTGTTAACTATCTCCGGTGCAATTTGTTGGGGATTGATCGGTTTGTTCATTGCGCCCTTATACGTACGAGGATTCACGGCGTGGGATGTAGTGGCTATTCGCGGTATTTTTAGTTTTACTTTCTTGTTACTTTTTATGTTGTTGTTTTATCGTAAACAGTTGCGCACACAAGTAAAAGATCACGTATTATTTGCAAGTGCTGGGATTCTTAGCTTGGCCTTTTTTAATTACTTTTATTTCGAAGTATTTTCTCGCTCAAACTTATCTCTTGCAGTCACTTTACTATATACAGGACCATTATTTGTAACGATTTTATCAAGAGTTTTCTTTAAAGAACCTCTCACTACACGTAAAATCTTAGCGCTCGTATTCGCTATTATCGGCTGTGCTTTCGTTGTAGGGTTGCTTCCGTTTGGATCGCAAAGTATACCGATCGAAACATTAGTAATGGGTATACTCTCGGGGTTTTGTTATGCATTATATAGTATCTTTACAAAGCCGGTCACGAAACGCTATTCTCCTTTAACGATCACGACCTACACATTTTTCTACATGGCATTATTTATGGCCTTGACTAGTAATGTGTGGAGTAAAGTTGATGCATTTGTTCATATAGACGTATGGATTTCTGCGTTACTGTTGGCATTGGTTTCAACAGTTGCAGCTTACGTGCTTTATACGTATGGGTTGAAATATTTGGAGGCTGGAAAGGCTTCTATTTTAGCTACGATAGAACCAATTGTTGCTGTGCTTGTTGGAGTGTTATTTCTTTCGGATCTGTTACGGTTCTGGCAAGTGTTAGGCATTATTTTAGTATTATACGCTGCTGTGCTCGTTGTCGGTGGTAGAGTACGCATTGAATGA
- a CDS encoding OsmC family protein, whose protein sequence is MSTKNSTLIKMGATSRWEEDIRSTHTIRHFEEFSMDEPVELGGSDTGATPLEYMAATLNGCKAVMVPLIAKEQGFTFTALSFDTTGIVDVRGLMGEEGVKTYFQKIRFTLEIETKESDEAIERLKAEVERRCPVYNLFADAGIPVDANWIKK, encoded by the coding sequence ATGTCGACGAAAAATAGTACACTTATAAAGATGGGAGCAACTTCCCGATGGGAGGAAGACATCCGTTCTACACATACGATCCGCCACTTCGAAGAGTTTTCGATGGATGAACCTGTTGAATTAGGTGGAAGTGATACAGGCGCTACGCCACTTGAGTACATGGCAGCTACACTGAACGGTTGTAAAGCAGTCATGGTACCACTCATTGCAAAGGAACAAGGATTCACGTTCACCGCACTGTCTTTTGATACGACGGGAATTGTCGATGTCCGAGGATTAATGGGAGAAGAAGGGGTCAAGACGTACTTTCAGAAAATCCGCTTCACTTTAGAAATCGAAACTAAAGAATCTGATGAAGCCATTGAACGTTTGAAGGCAGAAGTGGAACGTCGTTGCCCAGTATATAACTTATTTGCGGATGCGGGTATTCCAGTAGATGCAAATTGGATAAAAAAATAA
- a CDS encoding sensor domain-containing diguanylate cyclase: protein MESQLTNEKLLEIISIQTEIVQQGTALDKIMEIVTDRALVLARGEGAAVELIDREELVYSSVAGIAEKFMGMRLAVKNSLSGECIDSREPLICNDAENDSRVNKQACRSIGLKSMIVLPLICDGKSIGVLKVFSKTVDSFGRAEVQVLELLTGLISAAMYHAMENDESELLFKATHDSLTGIPNRSLFYDRLRQKVSHLTQKDQHTFGVLSLDMDGFKLINDQFGHRTGDAALVETARRVKEILPEGDTFSRVGGDEFAILALSISDSADVKRMKERIYEEIDQPFYFEDHHVHLAVSIGYALYPRDGKKIEELIEYSDRSMYEEKRKRKAEAKQK, encoded by the coding sequence ATGGAAAGTCAGTTGACGAATGAAAAGTTACTGGAAATTATATCCATTCAAACAGAAATTGTACAACAGGGAACTGCGCTAGATAAAATTATGGAGATTGTTACAGATCGCGCACTTGTTCTTGCGAGAGGCGAAGGGGCAGCAGTGGAACTGATTGACCGAGAAGAGTTAGTATACAGTTCTGTGGCCGGCATTGCAGAAAAGTTTATGGGGATGAGGCTTGCGGTCAAAAATAGTTTGTCGGGTGAATGTATCGATTCTCGAGAACCGTTAATTTGTAATGACGCAGAAAACGACAGTCGAGTAAATAAACAGGCATGTCGCAGCATTGGGTTGAAATCAATGATTGTGTTGCCGCTCATTTGTGATGGCAAATCGATTGGTGTACTCAAAGTGTTCTCCAAGACTGTTGATAGTTTCGGCAGGGCGGAAGTGCAAGTACTGGAGCTTTTGACAGGACTCATTTCAGCGGCTATGTACCATGCAATGGAAAACGATGAAAGTGAGTTATTGTTCAAGGCGACACATGACAGTTTGACTGGCATCCCGAACCGCTCGCTTTTTTATGACAGACTGCGCCAGAAAGTATCTCATCTAACACAAAAAGATCAGCATACATTCGGTGTACTGTCGCTCGATATGGATGGCTTTAAACTTATTAATGACCAATTTGGCCATCGCACGGGGGATGCTGCTCTTGTAGAGACGGCGCGCCGTGTAAAGGAAATTCTTCCAGAAGGTGATACGTTTTCAAGGGTAGGCGGTGACGAGTTTGCAATTCTTGCGTTGTCTATATCTGACAGTGCAGATGTGAAACGGATGAAAGAACGGATTTACGAAGAAATCGACCAGCCATTTTATTTTGAAGATCATCATGTTCATCTCGCAGTTAGTATCGGCTATGCATTGTATCCGAGGGATGGGAAAAAAATTGAAGAGCTGATCGAGTACTCTGACCGTTCGATGTATGAAGAGAAACGTAAACGCAAGGCGGAAGCGAAACAAAAATAA
- a CDS encoding LLM class flavin-dependent oxidoreductase translates to MKEEYSISNLKLSVLDGVGLYNGESAVDALKHSTEAAQLIDRLGYTRVWFTEHHNSKHQMSTSPDLLIAHIAAMTKSIRVGSGGIMLPNHSALRIVENFSILEALHPGRIDLGMGRASGTNAITNAALRNSREPLRGEAVMNQLMEVLAFFNREFPEGHPYQSISPSPDLSLRPDLYMLGSSDGGMQIAAQLGMGFAFAGQINPTYAVPMLRKYREHFQPSRYFSKPYSILSVIIICAPTDEEAEYLAAPAILQWARWGTGQIHHAPPTLEEAETHEYTIEEQQAVKEGEGRFIIGSPERVKSKLQALAMEAQADEIMAVNMITDHQAQLQSYKLLADIFNL, encoded by the coding sequence ATGAAAGAAGAGTATTCAATTTCAAATCTAAAGCTTTCTGTTCTCGACGGGGTAGGTTTGTATAACGGAGAATCTGCAGTTGATGCATTAAAGCATTCGACTGAAGCAGCGCAACTGATCGATCGATTAGGTTATACGAGAGTGTGGTTCACAGAGCATCATAATAGTAAGCACCAAATGAGTACGTCACCTGATCTATTAATTGCCCATATAGCAGCCATGACAAAAAGTATTCGTGTAGGTTCCGGCGGTATTATGCTACCAAACCATAGTGCGTTGCGAATCGTTGAGAATTTCTCTATTTTAGAAGCATTGCATCCAGGTCGTATTGATCTTGGTATGGGAAGAGCATCAGGTACCAATGCGATCACGAACGCTGCATTACGCAATAGCCGGGAACCATTGCGCGGAGAAGCAGTAATGAACCAACTTATGGAAGTATTAGCGTTCTTCAATCGTGAGTTTCCCGAAGGTCATCCTTATCAAAGTATTAGCCCGTCGCCTGATTTATCTTTGCGTCCCGACTTATATATGCTTGGGTCTAGTGATGGCGGGATGCAAATCGCAGCGCAATTAGGAATGGGATTTGCATTTGCAGGACAAATCAACCCGACGTATGCTGTTCCTATGCTAAGAAAATATCGAGAACACTTTCAGCCGTCACGCTATTTTTCAAAACCGTACAGTATTTTATCAGTTATTATTATTTGCGCCCCAACTGATGAAGAAGCTGAATACTTGGCAGCGCCTGCGATATTGCAGTGGGCTCGTTGGGGGACTGGCCAAATTCACCATGCACCGCCTACGCTAGAAGAAGCTGAAACTCATGAATATACAATCGAAGAACAACAGGCTGTAAAAGAAGGTGAAGGTCGGTTTATCATCGGAAGTCCTGAACGTGTAAAGTCTAAACTACAGGCACTTGCCATGGAAGCACAAGCCGATGAAATTATGGCTGTGAATATGATAACCGACCACCAAGCGCAACTACAATCGTACAAGTTGCTTGCAGACATATTTAATCTGTAA
- a CDS encoding NADP-dependent oxidoreductase has protein sequence MDQMKAIVKRSEKPADLALQEVRIPAISENELLIQVKAIGVGIHDGYFLPKAIHYPYPIGIEAAGVIEEVGEKVTSYQKGDRVAFVSSMQVKGGTWAEYAVVADSSLIIPIPEGMSFKEAAAVPVAGNTVLKALKSLDLQKDDTVFIAGASGAIGTFAIQLAVAKGCRVAGSASIRNHNYMISLGAEKVVDYHDADWTEQIKQWQPDGVDAVMAIQPNTASVSAEVLKEGGKIVAVSGDQFRPQKPINIKPFPYQDDVSNELLQLMEKIYSGTIQLVIEQEYPFERALEALRKTETRRARGKLVITMP, from the coding sequence ATGGATCAGATGAAGGCTATTGTAAAACGAAGTGAGAAGCCGGCAGATTTAGCTTTACAGGAGGTTCGTATTCCGGCGATAAGCGAAAATGAATTGCTTATTCAAGTGAAAGCCATTGGAGTGGGTATCCATGATGGCTATTTTTTACCGAAGGCTATTCACTATCCATACCCTATTGGAATTGAAGCAGCTGGAGTGATTGAAGAAGTAGGGGAAAAAGTCACTAGTTACCAAAAGGGAGACCGAGTAGCGTTTGTAAGTTCGATGCAGGTCAAAGGTGGAACATGGGCTGAGTATGCAGTAGTTGCGGATAGTTCCTTAATTATTCCTATACCTGAGGGAATGAGTTTTAAAGAAGCGGCAGCGGTCCCGGTCGCAGGGAATACGGTTTTGAAAGCGTTGAAGTCATTGGATTTACAAAAAGATGATACCGTATTTATCGCAGGCGCATCGGGAGCAATCGGTACATTTGCGATTCAACTAGCTGTAGCAAAGGGTTGTAGGGTGGCGGGGTCTGCTTCGATACGAAACCATAACTATATGATTTCTTTAGGTGCTGAAAAAGTGGTAGATTATCATGATGCAGATTGGACGGAACAAATTAAACAGTGGCAACCCGATGGAGTCGATGCAGTAATGGCTATTCAACCAAATACGGCTAGTGTAAGTGCAGAAGTTTTAAAAGAAGGTGGAAAAATTGTGGCTGTTTCAGGTGATCAATTTAGACCGCAGAAGCCTATTAATATAAAGCCATTCCCGTATCAAGACGATGTAAGCAATGAGTTATTACAACTTATGGAGAAAATCTATTCTGGCACTATTCAATTAGTAATCGAGCAAGAATATCCTTTTGAGAGGGCTCTAGAAGCGTTACGGAAAACAGAAACGCGACGTGCTCGCGGAAAACTGGTCATTACTATGCCTTAA
- a CDS encoding TetR/AcrR family transcriptional regulator: MQEQHTSTLRKDALQNQQMILEAARALFNEKGVAETTMHQIAKAAGVGQGTLYRRYAHKGELCLDLILKLAKKNHDTIISYLHDHHNEPIGIRLKQTIAYSLDFIEEQCQLLSAIKAPSCDDDVTLIYHSPLYQSTHNIFRDLLEEIPREADATPLNTIYVADLLNAAIAPNLFQFQREDRGYSKDEICDNIYTICIQPLLSQSVE, encoded by the coding sequence GTGCAAGAACAACATACGTCTACATTGCGAAAAGATGCATTACAAAACCAGCAAATGATTCTAGAAGCGGCACGTGCTCTGTTCAATGAAAAGGGTGTAGCTGAAACGACTATGCATCAAATCGCTAAAGCAGCAGGCGTGGGACAAGGAACGCTTTATCGACGCTATGCACATAAAGGAGAACTATGCCTGGATCTCATACTTAAACTGGCAAAAAAAAATCATGACACTATCATTAGTTACTTGCATGATCATCACAACGAACCTATTGGAATCCGTTTAAAACAGACGATTGCCTATTCACTCGATTTTATAGAGGAACAATGTCAATTACTTAGTGCGATTAAAGCCCCTAGCTGTGACGATGATGTAACTCTTATTTATCACTCACCTCTTTACCAATCTACACATAATATCTTTCGGGACTTGCTTGAAGAAATTCCCCGTGAAGCGGATGCTACGCCACTTAATACAATATATGTCGCTGACTTACTAAACGCCGCGATTGCACCGAACTTATTTCAGTTTCAGCGCGAAGACCGTGGCTATTCAAAAGATGAAATATGCGACAATATTTATACTATATGTATTCAACCTTTACTTAGTCAGTCTGTTGAATAA